From a region of the Brevibacterium siliguriense genome:
- a CDS encoding SDR family NAD(P)-dependent oxidoreductase: MNTTGTAAVSEPMGRLVGTTIMAIGCGTPDGEVNNGFAAATAFLREGAKVCIVDRDPNALDQAKKTLAEAAAQTGQTTLTGANDAVTTGAGHIGGVALDAQLTTVVADVGDDDSLAAAFAHCADRLGGPTVLHYNVGIVVNGGVDELETDGFRRALDVNLTGAFSAIKQALPHMRAAGHGSIITVSSVGGMRYMGYDYPAYAASKAGLIELTKVVGAQYASEGIRANSIAPGLIETPLIHRSISGHYDSVEDMLAARHAQSPTGKMGRPEDVADLAVFLASGESAYINSTLIPVDGGLTHYAGMPKQ, from the coding sequence ATGAACACGACAGGGACGGCAGCCGTGTCAGAGCCGATGGGTAGGTTGGTCGGCACGACGATCATGGCCATCGGCTGCGGCACTCCGGACGGGGAGGTGAACAACGGCTTCGCTGCGGCGACCGCGTTCCTTCGCGAGGGTGCGAAGGTCTGCATCGTCGACCGTGACCCGAACGCCCTCGACCAGGCGAAGAAGACCCTCGCCGAGGCGGCGGCCCAAACCGGCCAGACCACTCTGACCGGCGCGAACGACGCGGTCACGACTGGGGCGGGCCACATCGGCGGGGTTGCTCTCGACGCTCAGCTGACCACGGTCGTCGCCGACGTCGGGGACGACGACTCGCTGGCTGCGGCCTTCGCTCACTGCGCCGACCGCCTCGGTGGGCCGACCGTGCTCCACTACAATGTCGGCATCGTCGTCAACGGGGGAGTCGACGAGCTCGAGACCGACGGCTTCCGGCGTGCCCTCGACGTCAACCTCACCGGGGCGTTCTCCGCGATCAAACAAGCCCTGCCGCACATGCGCGCAGCCGGTCATGGGTCGATCATCACGGTGTCCTCGGTCGGCGGGATGCGCTACATGGGCTATGACTACCCGGCGTACGCGGCCTCGAAGGCCGGACTCATCGAACTGACGAAAGTCGTCGGCGCGCAGTACGCCTCCGAGGGCATCCGTGCGAACTCGATTGCTCCGGGACTCATCGAGACCCCGCTGATCCACCGCTCGATCAGCGGCCACTATGACTCGGTCGAGGACATGCTCGCGGCCCGTCACGCCCAGTCGCCGACGGGGAAGATGGGCCGCCCCGAGGATGTTGCGGACCTCGCGGTGTTCCTCGCCTCGGGCGAATCGGCCTACATCAACTCCACGCTCATCCCCGTCGACGGGGGACTGACCCATTACGCGGGGATGCCGAAACAGTGA
- a CDS encoding thiolase domain-containing protein, whose protein sequence is MSSPAIIGWSHGKFGRSESPLPQMMADIARDAIAEAGLEPADIDVIHVGVFNNGLSHQGFEAALPGTVFPELARTPAHRHENACATGSAAIFAAHDSISAGRHRTALVIGAERMTQASGHDVNEVLLSASFREEEEHFKSFAGVFGEIARQYFDRYGDHSEALAKIAAKNHANGSQNPLAHMQKDLGFDFCNTVSEKNPYVAEPLRRTDCSMVSDGAAALVLAAEDVAASAPQAVTWRGMGNANDVLPLSQRDPLEMAGARAAMEQALKAAGIGIDELDFLETHDCFTIAELLEYEAFGLAAPGQGHTLLNDGATEVGGRLPVNPSGGLKAKGHPIGATGVSMHALAAAQLTGRSPGIQIENPELAGVFNMGGAAVSNFASVLERAR, encoded by the coding sequence ATGTCCTCACCTGCGATCATCGGCTGGTCCCACGGAAAGTTCGGTCGGTCCGAATCACCCCTGCCTCAGATGATGGCCGACATCGCCCGCGATGCCATCGCCGAGGCGGGACTGGAACCGGCCGACATCGACGTCATCCACGTCGGCGTGTTCAACAACGGACTCTCCCATCAGGGCTTCGAAGCCGCACTGCCTGGCACCGTGTTCCCCGAACTCGCCCGCACTCCCGCCCATCGGCACGAGAACGCCTGCGCCACAGGGTCCGCTGCGATCTTCGCCGCCCACGACTCCATCTCCGCCGGCCGCCACCGCACCGCACTCGTCATCGGCGCCGAACGCATGACCCAGGCGTCCGGACACGACGTCAACGAAGTGCTGCTCAGCGCCAGCTTCCGGGAAGAGGAAGAGCACTTCAAATCCTTCGCCGGCGTCTTCGGCGAAATCGCCCGCCAGTACTTCGACCGCTACGGCGACCACTCCGAAGCACTGGCGAAGATCGCCGCGAAGAACCACGCGAACGGATCGCAGAACCCGCTTGCCCATATGCAGAAGGACCTCGGCTTCGACTTCTGCAACACCGTGAGCGAGAAGAACCCCTATGTCGCCGAACCCCTGCGACGCACCGACTGCTCGATGGTCTCCGACGGAGCCGCGGCGCTCGTCCTGGCCGCCGAGGATGTCGCCGCCTCCGCACCCCAGGCCGTGACCTGGAGAGGCATGGGCAACGCCAACGACGTGCTGCCGCTGTCCCAGCGAGACCCGCTCGAGATGGCCGGAGCACGTGCCGCAATGGAACAGGCGCTCAAGGCCGCCGGCATCGGCATCGACGAACTCGACTTCCTCGAAACCCACGACTGCTTCACGATCGCCGAACTCCTCGAATACGAAGCGTTCGGACTCGCCGCCCCCGGCCAGGGCCACACTCTGCTGAACGACGGCGCCACCGAGGTCGGCGGTCGGCTGCCGGTCAATCCCTCCGGCGGGCTCAAGGCCAAGGGCCACCCCATCGGCGCGACAGGAGTGTCCATGCATGCGCTGGCCGCCGCACAGCTGACGGGCCGCTCGCCCGGCATCCAGATCGAGAACCCGGAACTCGCCGGAGTCTTCAACATGGGCGGTGCCGCCGTCTCGAACTTCGCCTCCGTCCTCGAGCGCGCCCGCTGA
- a CDS encoding PCC domain-containing protein: protein MSNGAETTDLPGPTFPLKDPGEAVVHAGPRLVPRIVSVPTRCTEHLIDLAEGADVFAAFEAALGTDGTNGIMAEFVSGQFGRIDYVHPAYGPDAEHPMSFTEAFSLDTPTRLRHASATIGFREGTPFCHIHASWTCADGTIRGGHLLPGTLAGPEGLRIRLYILADARLVSEVDPETGFSAFAPHPVGSKSAGVEARTSATTWPAQTVAPSNPAFPDSVVSRIRPGEILDEAVLAVCRNAGFDSAEVVASLGSTTGAVFTGRTAPWPAVEFTHLSGTVTGAQTTAPQCTLSGEVVDVAGEVHSGVLINSANPVAVTFELFVRRAA, encoded by the coding sequence ATGAGCAATGGAGCCGAGACGACAGATCTGCCCGGACCGACTTTTCCCCTCAAAGACCCGGGAGAAGCGGTCGTTCACGCCGGACCACGCCTGGTTCCGCGCATCGTCTCCGTGCCGACTCGCTGCACCGAGCACCTCATCGACCTTGCCGAAGGCGCCGACGTGTTCGCCGCGTTCGAAGCTGCGCTTGGCACCGACGGCACCAACGGCATCATGGCCGAGTTCGTCTCCGGGCAGTTCGGCCGCATCGACTATGTCCATCCCGCCTACGGCCCCGATGCCGAACACCCGATGTCGTTCACCGAGGCGTTCAGCCTCGACACCCCCACGAGACTTCGCCACGCCTCGGCGACGATCGGCTTCCGCGAAGGAACACCGTTCTGCCACATCCATGCCTCATGGACCTGTGCTGACGGCACGATCAGGGGCGGACATCTGCTGCCGGGCACGCTCGCCGGTCCCGAGGGTCTGAGGATTCGCCTGTATATCCTCGCCGATGCCCGGCTTGTCAGCGAGGTCGATCCAGAGACCGGGTTCTCCGCCTTCGCTCCGCACCCGGTCGGGTCCAAGTCGGCCGGTGTCGAGGCCCGGACGTCTGCGACGACGTGGCCGGCGCAGACCGTCGCGCCTTCGAACCCAGCCTTCCCTGACTCCGTCGTCTCCCGGATCCGTCCCGGTGAGATCCTCGACGAGGCGGTCCTCGCCGTCTGCCGCAATGCCGGCTTCGATTCCGCCGAGGTGGTCGCGAGTCTCGGCAGCACGACCGGTGCCGTGTTCACGGGCCGCACCGCCCCGTGGCCGGCCGTCGAGTTCACGCATCTGAGCGGCACCGTGACCGGAGCACAGACCACAGCACCGCAGTGCACCCTTTCCGGCGAAGTCGTCGACGTCGCCGGAGAGGTCCATTCTGGTGTCCTCATAAATAGTGCCAACCCGGTCGCAGTGACCTTCGAGCTCTTCGTCCGCCGCGCCGCCTGA
- a CDS encoding TRAP transporter large permease, producing MIALLLFGSFFLFLGLGIPVAFALGLSAVVTLVTTDGVQVLDVVPSVMFPSMSSGTLLAIPFFILAGIVMQYTGISQRLVDLAFLIFGRLRHGLAAVTIISAFFFSAISGSGPATVAAIGAILIPALVRNGYQKKHAVSLVAASGSMGIVVPPSIAFIIFAVVAAEFGKISISRLFIAGIVPGIIMALAFFIAALFVPRVRELAGLPVKAKTGAEAGPGSASTGASATGSGDDAPAGRTQLLTTNGKAASAKSGSSGTGVGTADPTVTVNPAGGFGEILTALVKAIPGLLIPVIILGGIYGGIFTPTEAGAVASVYALIVGVFVYRELTWKDMPKVFLESGVSTAVIMFIVGVASLFSYVITVEGVADRISTAVLGVTDNKYIILAAITIILLIVGAFVDAISAFYLFIPILVPILIGVGVDMTTIGVFMTVNLAIGLFTPPVGLNLYVGAGIGKIRLEEVVRGVVPFLICAIIALLLITYIPAISNWLPDLLGVG from the coding sequence ATGATCGCGCTCCTGCTATTCGGCAGCTTCTTCCTGTTCCTCGGCCTCGGAATCCCCGTCGCCTTCGCCCTCGGGCTCTCCGCCGTCGTCACCCTTGTCACCACCGACGGTGTGCAGGTCCTCGACGTCGTGCCCTCGGTGATGTTCCCATCGATGAGTTCGGGCACGCTGTTGGCGATCCCGTTCTTCATCCTCGCCGGCATCGTCATGCAGTACACGGGCATCTCGCAGCGGCTCGTCGACCTCGCGTTCCTCATCTTCGGGCGCTTGCGCCACGGTCTGGCCGCAGTGACGATCATCTCCGCGTTCTTCTTCTCCGCGATCTCCGGATCCGGACCGGCCACCGTGGCCGCGATCGGTGCGATCCTCATCCCCGCGCTCGTGCGCAACGGGTACCAGAAGAAGCACGCGGTCTCCCTCGTCGCGGCGTCCGGTTCGATGGGCATCGTCGTTCCACCGTCGATCGCGTTCATCATCTTCGCCGTCGTCGCCGCCGAGTTCGGCAAGATCTCGATCTCCCGGCTGTTCATCGCCGGCATCGTGCCCGGCATCATCATGGCGCTCGCATTCTTCATCGCCGCCCTGTTCGTACCCAGGGTGCGTGAGCTCGCCGGTCTGCCGGTGAAGGCCAAGACCGGCGCCGAGGCGGGGCCCGGGTCCGCGTCGACCGGGGCGTCTGCGACCGGTTCGGGTGACGATGCGCCAGCGGGCAGGACTCAGCTGCTGACGACGAACGGGAAAGCTGCCTCGGCGAAGTCCGGATCCTCCGGAACAGGCGTCGGAACCGCGGATCCGACGGTCACGGTCAATCCCGCAGGCGGGTTCGGCGAGATCCTGACCGCGCTGGTCAAGGCCATCCCCGGCCTGCTCATACCGGTGATCATCCTCGGCGGGATCTACGGCGGAATCTTCACCCCCACCGAGGCAGGAGCCGTCGCATCCGTGTACGCGCTTATCGTCGGAGTATTCGTCTACCGGGAGCTGACCTGGAAGGACATGCCGAAGGTGTTCCTCGAGTCCGGAGTCTCGACCGCGGTCATCATGTTCATCGTCGGCGTCGCCAGCCTCTTCTCGTATGTCATCACCGTCGAGGGTGTGGCAGACCGGATCTCGACGGCAGTACTGGGCGTGACGGACAACAAATACATCATCCTCGCGGCGATCACGATCATCCTGCTCATCGTCGGCGCTTTCGTCGACGCGATCAGCGCGTTCTACCTGTTCATCCCGATCCTCGTGCCGATCCTCATCGGCGTGGGCGTGGACATGACGACGATCGGCGTGTTCATGACCGTCAACCTCGCGATCGGACTGTTCACCCCGCCGGTCGGCCTCAACCTCTACGTGGGTGCGGGCATCGGGAAGATCAGACTCGAGGAGGTCGTGCGCGGAGTCGTGCCGTTCCTCATCTGCGCGATCATCGCCCTGCTGCTCATCACCTACATCCCGGCGATCTCGAACTGGCTGCCCGATCTGCTCGGGGTCGGTTAA
- a CDS encoding LysR family transcriptional regulator, with protein sequence MTDLRSLKTLLAVVEYGSIHLAARSIFISHSTASRQIRSLEEHYGTTLFERSSSGVLPTAQCLAVADFARRTVAESELLADSFGEYSGAVETVSIVTSTGLGQTVVADAINRLMRMTDRVQVSIIDRGSVEALQVLRNRRADLCVNFSVSNHEFGTLPGVRKVAEAEATNFAILDGHHPLAERTSLFISDMTDFPVGTLPAGNTARMRIEQAVRAQGQVFSPSLEATCPVLMLRSLVGTSMIAMMAGRTIPTNLNAVGCKAIPIIDPDIESRYIQVLEADPRRESHGLDLMVEALRNSL encoded by the coding sequence ATGACCGATCTCCGCAGTCTCAAGACCCTGCTTGCCGTTGTCGAATACGGGTCGATCCATCTTGCCGCACGCTCCATCTTCATCTCACATTCCACGGCAAGTCGCCAGATCAGAAGCCTGGAGGAGCACTACGGCACGACGCTCTTCGAGAGATCGAGTTCTGGCGTCCTCCCGACGGCTCAATGCTTGGCAGTGGCGGACTTCGCGCGCAGAACTGTTGCAGAGTCGGAATTGCTCGCCGATTCGTTCGGGGAGTATTCGGGCGCTGTCGAAACCGTCTCGATCGTGACGAGCACCGGATTGGGCCAGACCGTGGTGGCCGATGCCATCAACCGCCTGATGCGGATGACTGACAGAGTTCAGGTCAGCATCATCGACCGAGGCTCGGTCGAAGCTCTGCAGGTGCTGCGGAACCGGCGGGCCGATCTGTGCGTGAATTTCTCCGTCTCCAACCACGAATTCGGCACACTGCCTGGGGTCCGCAAGGTAGCTGAGGCAGAAGCGACGAATTTCGCGATTCTCGATGGACACCATCCGCTGGCTGAGCGCACCAGTCTCTTCATCAGCGACATGACCGACTTCCCTGTCGGCACACTCCCTGCAGGAAACACCGCTCGAATGCGCATCGAGCAGGCGGTGAGGGCACAGGGGCAGGTCTTCTCCCCCTCACTCGAGGCCACCTGTCCGGTTCTCATGCTGCGCTCCCTTGTGGGCACTTCCATGATCGCGATGATGGCCGGTCGAACCATTCCGACGAACCTCAATGCAGTCGGATGCAAAGCGATTCCGATCATCGATCCGGATATCGAATCGCGCTACATTCAGGTCCTCGAAGCCGACCCGCGTCGCGAATCCCACGGCCTCGACCTCATGGTGGAGGCTCTGAGGAACAGTCTCTGA
- a CDS encoding SDR family NAD(P)-dependent oxidoreductase, producing the protein MEPYLLTNKTALVTGAAQGIGLAIATALARRGASVGIVDLKGAEEAAAGLASEYPDQRFAAFSLDVRDADEVTAAVGSFVSTFGGLDILVNNAGTAARIGIDEITAEQWQRDIETNLGGTFNFIKAAVHPHMIDAGRGSIINISSISGINGGAVSDGEAGARSGPAYAASKGGIIALTKWVAKEYGRQGIRCNSVAPGPVESALTAGQDYDTSGQALDRMGQPDEIAEAVAYLATDGAAFTTGQILRVDGGAVMS; encoded by the coding sequence ATGGAACCGTATCTGCTCACGAACAAGACGGCGCTGGTCACCGGTGCTGCCCAGGGCATCGGCCTGGCCATCGCCACTGCGCTGGCCAGGCGGGGTGCCTCAGTCGGCATCGTCGACCTCAAGGGTGCCGAGGAGGCGGCCGCCGGGCTGGCCTCGGAGTACCCGGATCAGCGGTTCGCCGCGTTCTCACTCGATGTCCGCGACGCCGACGAGGTGACTGCCGCGGTCGGATCGTTCGTCTCGACGTTCGGGGGACTCGACATCCTCGTCAACAATGCGGGCACGGCCGCGCGCATCGGCATCGATGAGATCACCGCAGAGCAGTGGCAGCGGGACATCGAGACCAACCTCGGTGGGACGTTCAACTTCATCAAGGCCGCCGTCCACCCGCACATGATCGATGCCGGACGTGGGTCGATCATCAACATCTCGTCGATCTCGGGCATCAACGGCGGAGCGGTCTCCGACGGGGAGGCCGGGGCACGGTCAGGGCCGGCCTATGCGGCGAGCAAGGGCGGGATCATCGCGCTGACGAAGTGGGTGGCCAAGGAATACGGACGGCAGGGCATCCGCTGCAATTCGGTGGCACCCGGCCCGGTCGAATCTGCGCTCACCGCCGGTCAGGACTACGACACCTCGGGGCAGGCGCTCGACCGCATGGGGCAGCCCGACGAGATCGCCGAGGCGGTCGCCTATCTCGCCACCGACGGTGCCGCGTTCACGACGGGACAGATCCTGCGCGTCGACGGCGGGGCCGTGATGTCGTGA
- a CDS encoding DctP family TRAP transporter solute-binding subunit, giving the protein MVPRTRTTRTMLVWSAVLMVCALLLAGCGTNFGTTDDGKQRYRWKMTVTTGSTSTWYLAAEKFAKDLETETDGRITMKVFANERLSAGEATAGVEQLMDGAKDFSYNSPIIYAGVDPRFGAVTAPFVFDSVEDGQKALAGKGGDVYGDYLAERGVHLLGFGESGMRQLTNTHRPIHTPDDMKGMKFRIPGFGMYTDLYRQIGANPTTMPFGEVFTALQQGAIDGQENPIDVIYSANLQEVQPYLTLWNYSYDPLILGVNKDLFDSLTPEDQKLVSRLAGEANEFQIKKNRDGEQKLIAELEDSGMEVNELSDEEKDAFRAKLGPIYSEYRKVWGPDMSQAFIPKGL; this is encoded by the coding sequence ATGGTGCCGAGAACACGGACGACGAGAACCATGCTCGTCTGGTCCGCCGTACTGATGGTGTGCGCCCTGCTGCTGGCAGGGTGCGGAACGAACTTCGGCACCACCGACGACGGAAAGCAGCGCTACCGGTGGAAGATGACGGTGACGACGGGCTCGACGAGCACGTGGTACCTCGCGGCGGAGAAGTTCGCCAAGGACCTCGAGACCGAGACCGACGGCCGGATCACGATGAAGGTCTTCGCCAACGAACGCCTGTCGGCCGGTGAAGCCACGGCCGGGGTCGAGCAGCTCATGGACGGGGCGAAGGACTTCTCCTACAACTCGCCGATCATCTACGCCGGCGTCGACCCGCGCTTCGGCGCCGTCACCGCACCCTTCGTCTTCGACTCCGTCGAGGACGGGCAGAAGGCGCTCGCCGGCAAAGGCGGGGACGTCTACGGTGACTACCTCGCCGAACGCGGAGTGCATCTGCTCGGCTTCGGCGAATCCGGGATGCGGCAGCTGACGAATACGCACCGGCCCATCCACACGCCCGACGACATGAAGGGGATGAAGTTCCGCATCCCCGGCTTCGGCATGTACACCGACCTCTACCGGCAGATCGGTGCGAATCCGACGACGATGCCCTTCGGCGAGGTCTTCACCGCCCTGCAGCAGGGAGCCATCGACGGTCAGGAGAACCCGATCGACGTCATCTACTCGGCGAACCTGCAGGAGGTCCAGCCGTATCTGACGCTGTGGAACTACTCCTACGATCCGCTCATCCTCGGCGTCAACAAGGACCTCTTCGATTCCCTGACGCCCGAGGACCAGAAGCTCGTGAGCCGTCTGGCGGGCGAAGCCAACGAGTTCCAGATCAAGAAGAACCGCGACGGCGAGCAGAAGCTCATCGCCGAACTCGAGGACTCGGGCATGGAGGTCAACGAACTCAGCGATGAGGAGAAGGACGCCTTCCGCGCCAAGCTGGGTCCGATCTACAGCGAATACCGCAAGGTCTGGGGACCGGACATGTCCCAAGCGTTCATCCCGAAAGGACTGTGA
- a CDS encoding AMP-binding protein has product MRPISQTSPAKDFTPTPRRGVNVSHFLTQTARRIPDRLAVVDDDHGQRWTWAELDSRAEALAAALQAGGVNRRDTVLLVSANHAEVIQSFWGILRSGGVIAPPNSALSTEELLGISTEVAPAAVIADRAHADFVTALQAQGFTGPVFWIGELPAGHTSPSGPRSAQTIPGTGSSGRAGVVSAEVCVDSAVDEDDPCWYFFTSGSTGRPKAATFTHRHLGAVLMNHRCDLFPDEDETGASLVLAPLSHGAGIHMLGQVFGGTPSVIHPGGKPSVESLWPAIDAYGITNAFTVPTILNRIAAGYPAGRGPEDHTLERVIYAGAPMLATDQARALERLGPCLVQYFGLAEVTGAITILRPEDHGVIPVDDAGIGTCGRARTGVEIVIVDETGKQLPAGVQGEVCVAGPTVCAGYLGRPDANSESFAGGVFHTGDVGYLDDRGYLFLTGRKSDMYISGGSNVYPREIEELLLTDTEVAQAVVVGVPDPQWGEIGVAVIEPAEGSAADLAERLTELCRSGLAKYKVPKEIHVVDTMPVTAYGKLARRELKAEYSQGRGSAR; this is encoded by the coding sequence ATGCGCCCCATCTCCCAGACCTCCCCGGCGAAGGACTTCACTCCCACACCTCGGCGCGGGGTCAACGTCTCCCACTTCCTCACCCAGACCGCCCGGCGCATCCCTGACCGCCTCGCCGTCGTCGACGACGACCACGGGCAGCGCTGGACCTGGGCCGAACTCGACTCCCGCGCCGAAGCGCTCGCCGCCGCACTCCAAGCCGGTGGCGTCAACCGTCGCGACACCGTCCTCCTCGTCTCGGCCAACCACGCCGAGGTGATCCAGTCCTTCTGGGGAATTCTGCGCTCCGGCGGTGTCATCGCCCCGCCGAACTCCGCCCTGTCGACCGAGGAGCTTCTCGGCATCAGCACCGAGGTGGCCCCCGCTGCCGTCATCGCCGACCGCGCCCATGCGGACTTCGTCACAGCCCTTCAGGCCCAGGGCTTCACCGGCCCCGTCTTCTGGATCGGTGAGCTCCCTGCCGGCCACACCTCGCCGAGCGGACCCCGCAGCGCCCAAACCATCCCCGGCACAGGGTCGTCCGGCCGCGCAGGGGTGGTCTCGGCGGAGGTGTGCGTCGACTCGGCGGTCGACGAGGACGACCCCTGCTGGTACTTCTTCACCTCCGGGTCGACCGGCCGCCCCAAGGCCGCGACGTTCACGCACCGCCACCTCGGCGCGGTGCTCATGAACCACCGCTGCGACCTCTTCCCCGACGAGGATGAGACCGGGGCGTCCCTCGTGCTCGCGCCGCTGTCGCACGGGGCGGGCATCCACATGCTCGGGCAGGTCTTCGGCGGCACCCCATCGGTCATCCACCCCGGCGGCAAGCCCAGCGTGGAGTCCCTGTGGCCGGCGATCGACGCTTATGGGATCACGAACGCCTTCACCGTCCCGACCATCCTCAATCGCATCGCCGCCGGCTACCCGGCGGGCCGCGGGCCTGAGGACCACACCCTGGAGCGCGTCATCTACGCAGGTGCTCCGATGCTCGCGACCGACCAGGCCAGGGCACTCGAGCGGCTCGGACCCTGCCTCGTCCAGTACTTCGGACTCGCCGAGGTGACCGGAGCGATCACGATCCTCCGCCCCGAGGATCACGGAGTCATCCCCGTCGACGATGCGGGCATCGGCACCTGCGGCCGTGCCCGCACCGGCGTCGAGATCGTCATCGTCGACGAGACCGGCAAGCAGCTGCCAGCCGGTGTCCAAGGCGAAGTCTGCGTGGCCGGACCGACCGTGTGCGCCGGCTACCTCGGCCGGCCCGATGCCAACTCCGAGTCCTTCGCCGGTGGTGTCTTCCACACCGGGGATGTCGGCTACCTCGACGACCGCGGGTACCTGTTCCTCACCGGCCGGAAATCCGATATGTACATCTCCGGAGGTTCGAACGTCTACCCCCGCGAGATCGAGGAACTCCTGCTCACCGACACCGAGGTGGCCCAGGCCGTCGTCGTGGGCGTGCCTGACCCGCAGTGGGGCGAGATCGGCGTGGCCGTCATCGAACCCGCAGAGGGCTCTGCCGCTGACCTGGCCGAGCGGCTGACCGAGCTGTGCAGATCAGGATTGGCGAAATACAAGGTGCCCAAGGAGATCCACGTCGTCGACACCATGCCGGTCACCGCCTACGGCAAACTCGCTCGCAGGGAACTCAAGGCCGAATACTCCCAAGGACGGGGCAGCGCACGATGA
- a CDS encoding TRAP transporter small permease, protein MRVIRFFEDWVVIASFMVIVLVTFVNVLSRYIFKASLAFSEEITINLLVVLTMMGAVVGIRLGAHLGFSYIVDNAKGSVRRALLITGTTLIVVFLAVLLIWGGEMTIAQGLRGRATPSLGIPQWLFTLSIPLAGLLGIIRSLQALRTALHEDTSAEAVVERLASEAAPTIDSSEFSTDVEGGRK, encoded by the coding sequence ATGAGAGTCATCAGATTCTTCGAGGACTGGGTGGTCATCGCCTCATTCATGGTGATCGTCCTCGTCACCTTCGTCAACGTCCTCTCCCGCTACATCTTCAAGGCCTCGCTGGCCTTCTCCGAGGAGATCACCATCAACCTCCTCGTCGTGCTCACGATGATGGGAGCGGTCGTCGGGATCCGACTCGGCGCGCATCTCGGGTTCAGCTACATCGTCGACAATGCGAAGGGCAGTGTCCGCCGGGCTCTGCTCATCACGGGCACCACCCTCATCGTCGTCTTCCTCGCCGTCCTCCTCATCTGGGGTGGGGAGATGACGATCGCACAGGGCCTGCGCGGCCGGGCGACGCCGTCGCTGGGCATCCCGCAGTGGCTGTTCACCCTGTCCATCCCCTTGGCCGGTCTGCTCGGAATCATCCGCAGCCTCCAGGCCCTGCGGACGGCACTGCATGAGGACACCTCCGCCGAGGCGGTCGTCGAGAGGCTCGCCAGCGAGGCCGCCCCGACCATCGACTCGTCCGAATTCTCGACCGATGTCGAAGGAGGCCGGAAATGA